The Streptomyces tendae DNA segment GCGGCGTCCACGATCTGCTCCGGGGTGAGCCTGATGCCCTGGTAGACCACCTCGAACCCGGCGTCGCGGGCCCGCACGGCGATCTGCTCGGCGCCGTTGGAGTGACCGTCCAGGCCCGGCTTGCCGACCAGGAACCGCAGCTTGCCCACGCCGAGGTCCTTGGCCGTCAGTTCCACCTTCCGGCGGACGTCCGACAGGGGGGATCCCTCTTCGGCGGCGACCGCCACGGGAGCGGACGACACCCCGGTCGGCGCGCGGAACTCGCCGAACACCTCGCGCAGCGCGCCGGCCCACTCGCCGGTGGTCACGCCGGCCCGGGCGCACTCCAGGGTGGCCTCCATGAGGTTGTCGGTGCCCCGCGCGGCCTCCTTCAGCTTCTCCAGCGCCTTGCAGGGGCGCGGGTGGTTGAAGGGCGGCTGGTAGCGGGTGTCGCGCCAGTGCTGCAGCGAGGCGATCACCCGGGCCTCGACCGCGGGGTCGACGGTCTGGATGGCGGTGTCCAGGTCGGCGGTGAGCGGGTTGGGCTCGGTGGACTCGAAGGCGTTGACCCCGATGATCTTCTCCTCGCCGGACTCGATCCGCGCCCGGCGCTCGGCGTGCGAGGAGACCAGCTGGGACTTGAGGTAGCCGGACTCGACGGCGGCCATCGCGCCGCCCATCTCCTGGATCCGCCCGATCTCCGCGGTCGCCTCCGCGACCAGCTCCTCGACCTTCGCCTCGATCACCTTCGAGCCCTCGAAGATGTCGTCGTACTCCAGCAGGTCGCTCTCGTAGGCGAGGACCTGCTGGATGCGCAGCGACCACTGCTGGTCCCAGGGGCGGGGGAGGCCGAGGGCCTCGTTCCAGGCGGGCAGCTGCACGGCACGCGCGCGGGCGTCCTTGGAGAGGGTGACGGCCAGCATCTCCAGCACGATGCGCTGGACGTTGTTCTCCGGCTGCGCCTCGGTCAGCCCGAGTGAGTTGACCTGGACGCCGTAGCGGAAGCGGCGGTGCTTGGGGTTCTCGATGCCGTACCGCTCGCGGGTGACGGTGTCCCAGATGCGGCCGAACGCGCGCATCTTGCACATCTCCTCGACGAAGCGGACGCCCGCGTTCACGAAGAAGGAGATGCGGCCGACCACGTCGCCCATGCGCTCCTGCGGCACCTGGCCGCTGTCACGCACCGCGTCGAGCACGGCGATCGCGGTGGACATCGCGTACGCGATCTCCTGCACCGGCGTGGCCCCGGCCTCCTGCAGGTGGTAGCTGCAGATGTTGATCGGGTTCCACTTGGGGATGTGGGAGACCGTGTACGCGATCATGTCGGTCGTCAGGCGGAGCGACGGCCCCGGCGGGAACACATGGGTGCCGCGGGACAGGTACTCCTTGACGATGTCGTTCTGGGTCGTGCCCTGGAGCTTGGTGACGTCCGCGCCCTGCTCCTCGGCGACGACCTGGTAGAGCGCCAGCAGCCACATGGCGGTGGCGTTGATCGTCATCGAGGTGTTCATCTGCTCCAGGGGGATGTCCTGGAACAGCCGGCGCATGTCACCGAGGTGCGCGACCGGCACTCCGACCCGGCCGACCTCGCCGCGGGCGAGGACGTGGTCGGAGTCGTAGCCGGTCTGGGTCGGCAGGTCGAAGGCGACCGACAGCCCCGTCTGCCCCTTGGCGAGGTTGCGCCGGTACAGCTCGTTGGACGCCTCGGCGGTCGAGTGGCCGGCGTACGTCCGCATGAGCCACGGACGGTCCTTCTGACGCTCTGTCATGGTCCTGCCCGCCCTCAGACGTTACGGAAGCGGTTGATGGCGTCGATGTGCTTGGCCCGCTTCTCGTGGTCGCGCACGCCGAGGCCCTCCTCGGGCGCCAGGCACAGCACGCCGACCTTGCCCTGGTGGAGGTTGCGGTGCACGTCGTACGCGGCCTGGCCGGTGTCCTCCAGGGCGTAGGTCTTCGAGAGCGTGGGGTGGATCTTGCCCTTGGCGATGAGGCGGTTGGCCTCCCAGGCCTCGCGGTAGTTGGCGAAGTGGGAGCCGATGATGCGCTTCAGGGACATCCACAGGTAGCGGTTGTCGTACTGGTGCATGTAGCCCGAGGTCGAGGCGCAGGTGGTGATGGTGCCGCCCTTGCGGGTGACGAAGACCGAGGCGCCGAAGGTCTCGCGGCCGGGGTGCTCGAAGACGATGTCGATGTCCTCGCCGCCGGTGAGCTCGCGGATGCGCTTGCCGAAGCGCTTCCACTCCCTGGGGTCCTGGGTGTTCTCGTCCTTCCAGAACTTGTAGCCCTCGGCGTTGCGGTCGATGATCGCCTCGGCGCCCATCCTCCGGCAGATCTCCGCCTTCTGGTCGCTGGAGACGACGCAGATCGGGTTGGCGCCGCCGGCCAGCGCGAACTGGGTGGCGTACGAGCCGAGGCCACCGCTCGCGCCCCAGATGAGGACGTTGTCGCCCTGCTTCATGCCGGCGCCGTTGCGGGAGACCAGCTGGCGGTAGGCGGTGGAGTTGACCAGGCCGGGGGCGGCGGCCTCCTCCCAGCTGAGGTGGTCCGGCTTCGGCATCAGCTGGTTGGACTTCACCAGCGCGATTTCGGCGAGGCCGCCGAAGTTGGTCTCGAAGCCCCAGATGCGCTGCTCGGGGTCGAGCATCGTGTCGTTGTGGCCGTCGGAGGACTCCAGCTCGACGGACAGACAGTGCGCGACGACCTCGTCGCCGGGCTTCCAGGAGTTCACGCCGGGACCGGTGCGCAGCACGACGCCCGCGAGGTCGGAGCCGATGATGTGGTACGGCAGGTCGTGGCGCCTGGCCAGCTCGCTGGTGCGGCCGTAGCGCTCGAGGAACCCGAAGGTGGACAGCGGCTCGAAGATCGACGTCCACACCGAGTTGTAGTTGACCGAGGAGGCCATCACGGCGACCAGGGCCTCGCCGGGGCCCAGCTCGGGCAGCGGCACGTCGTCCAGGTGGATCGACTTGCGGGGGTCCTTGTCGCGGGTGGCGAGGCCCGCGAACATCTCCGTCTCGTCCTTGTGCACGGTGATCGCGCGGTACGACTCGGGAAGCGGCAGGGCGGCGAAGTCCTCCGACGTGGAGTCGGGCGACTGGATCGCGGCCAGGATGTCCTTGACGGTCACGGTGTTGCCTCCGGCGATGGGCGCCCTGAGGGAGGGGCGCTGAGGGTTACGTCGGTGTGCTGCTGAGGGTTGAGGGGTGCCGTCGGTTCGGCGGTGGTGCTTCGGCAGCGCGTGGTGTGCGCGGGAGGTTGCCTGTGACGCAGGCGTCCGGACGTGCGGGCTGTGGACCCGCCGGGACGCGCCCGGACTCCTTCAACGTATGGCACGCCGTGTCAGTCGGCAAGGCACTGCGTGCCAGAACTTGGGCTCAGGTGAAATCTTTACGCATCAGATGAGCGATGATCGATCGAAACGGCCCGGAAGTGCGGGTGAAAAGCGCCCCTGACATGGCAAAACGGCCACCCTGAGGGGTGGCCGTCATCACAGCGGTGAAGAGTGGTTCAGCGCTCCTTGAGCGCCTGCTCGATGGCCCGCATGACCTCGTCCAGCGGGGCGTCGGTCCGGGCGACCGTCACCAGCACCTCGTCGTGGGCGGACGCCGTGACCGTGGCCGGCCGCGCCGGGGCGGCGGAGCGCCGGCCCGCCATGATCCCGGTGCCGAAGGTCTTCCGCACGATCGCGAAGGCGTGGTCCAGCTGCGCCTCCACATCGCCCTGGCCGCCCGCCCGCAGCCAGCGCCGCAGCACGTGGTTGTGCGCCGTGACCACCGCGGACGCGGCGACCTCCGCCAGCAGCGGGTCGTCATTGGCGTCGTCGTCATGCGCGTGCTCGTCGAAGTGGCCCAGCAGATAGCGGGTGAACAGCCGCTCGTAGCGGGCCACCGAGGCGATCTCCGCCTCGCGCAGCGTCGGGACCTCGCGGGTCAGCTTGTAGCGGGCGACCGAGATGTCCGGCCGCGCCGCGTACATCTTCATGACTTCCTTGATGCCCCGGCACACCGTGTCGAGCGGATGCTCGTGCGCGGGGGCGGCGTTGAGCACCGCCTCGGCGCGGACCAGGGTGTCGTCGTGGTCCGGGAAGATCGCCTCTTCCTTCGAGCGGAAGTGACGGAAGAACGTGCGGCGGGCCACCCCGGCAGCGGCCGCGATCTCGTCGACGGTGGTCGCCTCGTACCCCTTGGTCGCGAACAGCTCCATCGCGGCGGCCGCGAGCTCCCGGCGCATTTTCAGCCGCTGGGCGGCGGCACGCGAGCCGGCGGTGGACTCCGGCGGCTCGGTCGTGGCTGGCGTACGTACGGACTTGGCGGGCTGGGACATGCCCTGAACGTACTGCATGCGCGCAGCTCGGTGCGCGTGACCGGGGCTTCCCCGCCTCGGGGGGCGGGGGCGGGCGGTGCGGGCGGGCGGCGGGAACCGGTCGGGATCCAGCAGCCCGCCCCACTCGGCACCGCCCGGGAGCGGCTCGCCGGGGTACCGCTCAGCGCTTGGCATATTCGCGGAAGCCGCGGCCGGTCTTACGGCCGAGGCAGCCCGCGGCCACCAGGTGCTCCAGCAGGGGCGCCGGGGCCAGACCCGGGTCGCGGAACTCGCGGTGCAGCACCTTCTCGATGGCCAGCGAGACGTCCAGCCCGACGACGTCCAGCAG contains these protein-coding regions:
- the ccrA gene encoding crotonyl-CoA carboxylase/reductase — encoded protein: MTVKDILAAIQSPDSTSEDFAALPLPESYRAITVHKDETEMFAGLATRDKDPRKSIHLDDVPLPELGPGEALVAVMASSVNYNSVWTSIFEPLSTFGFLERYGRTSELARRHDLPYHIIGSDLAGVVLRTGPGVNSWKPGDEVVAHCLSVELESSDGHNDTMLDPEQRIWGFETNFGGLAEIALVKSNQLMPKPDHLSWEEAAAPGLVNSTAYRQLVSRNGAGMKQGDNVLIWGASGGLGSYATQFALAGGANPICVVSSDQKAEICRRMGAEAIIDRNAEGYKFWKDENTQDPREWKRFGKRIRELTGGEDIDIVFEHPGRETFGASVFVTRKGGTITTCASTSGYMHQYDNRYLWMSLKRIIGSHFANYREAWEANRLIAKGKIHPTLSKTYALEDTGQAAYDVHRNLHQGKVGVLCLAPEEGLGVRDHEKRAKHIDAINRFRNV
- a CDS encoding TetR family transcriptional regulator, which gives rise to MSQPAKSVRTPATTEPPESTAGSRAAAQRLKMRRELAAAAMELFATKGYEATTVDEIAAAAGVARRTFFRHFRSKEEAIFPDHDDTLVRAEAVLNAAPAHEHPLDTVCRGIKEVMKMYAARPDISVARYKLTREVPTLREAEIASVARYERLFTRYLLGHFDEHAHDDDANDDPLLAEVAASAVVTAHNHVLRRWLRAGGQGDVEAQLDHAFAIVRKTFGTGIMAGRRSAAPARPATVTASAHDEVLVTVARTDAPLDEVMRAIEQALKER
- a CDS encoding protein meaA, producing MTERQKDRPWLMRTYAGHSTAEASNELYRRNLAKGQTGLSVAFDLPTQTGYDSDHVLARGEVGRVGVPVAHLGDMRRLFQDIPLEQMNTSMTINATAMWLLALYQVVAEEQGADVTKLQGTTQNDIVKEYLSRGTHVFPPGPSLRLTTDMIAYTVSHIPKWNPINICSYHLQEAGATPVQEIAYAMSTAIAVLDAVRDSGQVPQERMGDVVGRISFFVNAGVRFVEEMCKMRAFGRIWDTVTRERYGIENPKHRRFRYGVQVNSLGLTEAQPENNVQRIVLEMLAVTLSKDARARAVQLPAWNEALGLPRPWDQQWSLRIQQVLAYESDLLEYDDIFEGSKVIEAKVEELVAEATAEIGRIQEMGGAMAAVESGYLKSQLVSSHAERRARIESGEEKIIGVNAFESTEPNPLTADLDTAIQTVDPAVEARVIASLQHWRDTRYQPPFNHPRPCKALEKLKEAARGTDNLMEATLECARAGVTTGEWAGALREVFGEFRAPTGVSSAPVAVAAEEGSPLSDVRRKVELTAKDLGVGKLRFLVGKPGLDGHSNGAEQIAVRARDAGFEVVYQGIRLTPEQIVDAALAEDVHAVGLSILSGSHAQLVPDVLDRLRVAGATDIPVIAGGIIPSGDAEQLRAAGVAAVFTPKDFDITGIIGRIVDEIRTANKLDPLEVPA